The nucleotide sequence GATGAATAAGGAAAAGAGGGAAGAGGCGATGAAGGATCAGGAAATCCAGCCTCAGAACGAAGTCGTGCAGGACGCGAAGAAGATCGCCGTCATTGTCGCACGCCAAGGAGAGGAACTTCCTCAGGACCTCCTGATGTCGATTCGCCTATTGGAACAGCCGGAAGGCTTTACGATGGAACTCGTCGAGGTCGAGGGAAAGGCGGGCATGGCGGCAGCATACGGACAGGCGATGGAAGCGAGTGCCGCGAAGTACAAGGTCTATCTCGATGAGCGCGTGCGCATTCTGGACTCGCATCTCTTGGTGCGCATCGTCCACCTCTTTGAAACGCACGTCGATCTCGGCGTACTCGGTATCTCAGGCACGAAGCTCCTGCCGCCCGACGGCATCGCCTTTCATTCGACGAGACGCATCGGCGCCCTCCGGCTAGCCGAAGGTGCGCGTACGGTGTCCTGGGGGCGGGTGCTCGGCGAGATGGAGAACGTGCTCGCCGTCGATGGCTTCCTCATGGCGACGCAGGTCGATCTGCCGTGGCGCGAGGATCTCTTTCATGGAGCGGCTTTCTTCGATGCGGCGCAGTGTTTGGAGTTCCGTCGCCAAGGGCTGCGCTCGGCCGTGCTTGGCCAGGATGAGCCGCTCGTGGAGTTCCTTGGTGAAAGTTTTCCTGCCGATGAGGCGGGAAGGCGAGCCTTCCTCGAAGAGTATGCGACGGAGGCGCTGCCGCTCGTGAGCATACTTATCCCGACGCATGAGCGGCCGGAGTTCTTCAAGCTCGCGCTGGAAAGCGCGCTCGCGCAGACGTATCGCCACATCGAGATCATCATCAGCGACAACAGCAGCGATGATTGTACGGAAGAGCTCATGCGGGGGTATGCCGATGATGCGCGCATACACTATGTACATGATTCGAGCCTTTCCCTGCGTCAGAATTGGCTGCGCCCGCTGGAAAGAGCAAACGGCGAGTATCTTGCCTACCTTTTCGATGATGATCTCTATGCGCCTGAGAAGATCGAGCGCATGGCGGATGCGCTGAGCATGGAAGACGGTATTGCCTTTGTGACCTCGCATCGCCGCGTTATTGACGAGGAGGGGAACTTTGTCGACGATCCTGCTGTCGATCCGCTGCCTGTTGAGGAGACATCGCGTATTCCGGGCGAGTTGGCAATTTACGGCCTCTTGGAGAAGCAGGCGAACTTCATCGGCGAGTTCACGACGGTTTTGCTGCCACGCAGGATGAAGGAAATCGTGCATGAGATATTGCGCAGGGAACCTCCGAGTGTATTGCCTGACGTCGAGTGCTGGCTGCGGCTCTTGGAGGAGGGAGATCTCCTCTATATCGTTGATACGCTCAGCTATTTTCGCAAGCATGAAGGGCAGGAGGGCGCCGCCCTAGCCG is from Selenomonas sputigena ATCC 35185 and encodes:
- a CDS encoding glycosyltransferase; this encodes MNKEKREEAMKDQEIQPQNEVVQDAKKIAVIVARQGEELPQDLLMSIRLLEQPEGFTMELVEVEGKAGMAAAYGQAMEASAAKYKVYLDERVRILDSHLLVRIVHLFETHVDLGVLGISGTKLLPPDGIAFHSTRRIGALRLAEGARTVSWGRVLGEMENVLAVDGFLMATQVDLPWREDLFHGAAFFDAAQCLEFRRQGLRSAVLGQDEPLVEFLGESFPADEAGRRAFLEEYATEALPLVSILIPTHERPEFFKLALESALAQTYRHIEIIISDNSSDDCTEELMRGYADDARIHYVHDSSLSLRQNWLRPLERANGEYLAYLFDDDLYAPEKIERMADALSMEDGIAFVTSHRRVIDEEGNFVDDPAVDPLPVEETSRIPGELAIYGLLEKQANFIGEFTTVLLPRRMKEIVHEILRREPPSVLPDVECWLRLLEEGDLLYIVDTLSYFRKHEGQEGAALAVQIEGARAWAQLLRERAARESGMRRKKMFEQADLIEMVLRARRR